In the genome of Populus alba chromosome 11, ASM523922v2, whole genome shotgun sequence, one region contains:
- the LOC118046057 gene encoding major allergen Pru ar 1 isoform X1 → MGVITLENEFAVAVAPAKLFKAYCLEIDTLLPKILPEHIKSSEILEGNGGPGTIRKITFAEALAGKDLSYAKQKIEAIDEENLTYSFSLIEANVWKDAVEKVTYEHKFVATPEGGSICKRTSTYYIKGDSEINKDQIKDVYGKKTAGLFKAVEAYFLANPDA, encoded by the exons ATGGGCGTCATCACTTTGGAAAATGAGTTTGCCGTCGCTGTCGCCCCGGCCAAGCTTTTCAAGGCATACTGCCTTGAAATTGACACTCTTTTGCCTAAAATTCTACCAGAGCACATTAAGAGCTCTGAGATACTTGAAGGAAATGGAGGGCCTGGAACCATCAGGAAGATCACTTTTGCTGAAG CACTTGCAGGAAAAGATCTCAGTTATGCCAAGCAGAAGATTGAGGCAATTGACGAGGAGAACTTGACCTACAGCTTCAGCTTGATTGAAGCCAATGTCTGGAAGGATGCAGTTGAAAAGGTGACTTATGAGCACAAGTTCGTGGCAACTCCCGAGGGAGGTTCCATTTGCAAGAGAACCAGCACATATTACATCAAGGGTGATTCTGAGATCAACAAAGATCAAATCAAGGATGTGTATGGCAAAAAGACAGCAGGCTTGTTCAAGGCTGTTGAAGCCTACTTCTTGGCCAATCCAGATGCCTAA
- the LOC118046056 gene encoding major allergen Pru av 1, whose amino-acid sequence MGVITLENEFAVAVAPAKLFKAYCLEIDTLLPKILPEHIKSSEILEGNGGPGTIRKITFAEGKDLSYAKQKIEAINEENLTYSFSLIEASVWKDAVEKVTYEHKFVATPEGGSICKRSIHAQEGSPEI is encoded by the exons ATGGGTGTCATCACTTTGGAAAATGAGTTTGCTGTAGCTGTCGCCCCGGCCAAGCTTTTCAAGGCATACTGCCTTGAAATTGACACTCTTTTGCCTAAAATTCTACCAGAGCACATTAAGAGCTCTGAGATACTTGAAGGAAATGGAGGTCCTGGAACCATCAGGAAGATCACTTTTGCTGAAG GCAAAGATCTCAGTTATGCCAAGCAGAAGATTGAGGCGATTAACGAGGAGAACTTGACCTACAGCTTCAGCTTGATTGAAGCCAGTGTTTGGAAGGATGCAGTTGAAAAGGTGACTTACGAGCACAAGTTCGTGGCAACTCCCGAGGGAGGTTCCATTTGCaagagaagcatacatgctcaagagggatcacccgaaatttaa
- the LOC118046057 gene encoding major allergen Pru ar 1 isoform X2, with protein sequence MGVITLENEFAVAVAPAKLFKAYCLEIDTLLPKILPEHIKSSEILEGNGGPGTIRKITFAEGKDLSYAKQKIEAIDEENLTYSFSLIEANVWKDAVEKVTYEHKFVATPEGGSICKRTSTYYIKGDSEINKDQIKDVYGKKTAGLFKAVEAYFLANPDA encoded by the exons ATGGGCGTCATCACTTTGGAAAATGAGTTTGCCGTCGCTGTCGCCCCGGCCAAGCTTTTCAAGGCATACTGCCTTGAAATTGACACTCTTTTGCCTAAAATTCTACCAGAGCACATTAAGAGCTCTGAGATACTTGAAGGAAATGGAGGGCCTGGAACCATCAGGAAGATCACTTTTGCTGAAG GAAAAGATCTCAGTTATGCCAAGCAGAAGATTGAGGCAATTGACGAGGAGAACTTGACCTACAGCTTCAGCTTGATTGAAGCCAATGTCTGGAAGGATGCAGTTGAAAAGGTGACTTATGAGCACAAGTTCGTGGCAACTCCCGAGGGAGGTTCCATTTGCAAGAGAACCAGCACATATTACATCAAGGGTGATTCTGAGATCAACAAAGATCAAATCAAGGATGTGTATGGCAAAAAGACAGCAGGCTTGTTCAAGGCTGTTGAAGCCTACTTCTTGGCCAATCCAGATGCCTAA